The following nucleotide sequence is from Mytilus trossulus isolate FHL-02 chromosome 9, PNRI_Mtr1.1.1.hap1, whole genome shotgun sequence.
tttttaactttgaattaAGAAATACTTTGATacctttgttttatttgacaattcaagcTACTTAGGTTTTCGTAAACTGGTTAAACTTTAtctttcattttatgttttaactttttttggtcACACATCATGTAAAGTGCTAAGATTAGAAACCGTcctttcatttaaaattgaaagtgTGATTATTCATAATCAATCAGAAAAGAAATAACATATGAACTGTGTGCCTTATTTGACAGATGACCAACAGTCAtatacaacatatttattatttaactttttgttgTTAACTtgtagtgtgttttttttatatatcttttacattgGAATGACACGAAGAtcgtaaataaatattataatatcgACTATCGTTTACATTTGTAAGATTCATTTCTAAAAGATCAGTATGGGGGAAAATCCATCAATATCGTTTTCTTCATCAGAATGTAAGATTCGTTATTTACTGTAGACGTTTTTTTATTCTCCCCTAATCATGTCTGGACTTAGAATTTGAACACGCTTCTTATGCTGCCGTGTTTGGTATTTGCGATTTGAACACCCTTCTCTCACTGGGTTAAGGAACTTGGTATATGAACACCCTTCACTTACCTAGTTTGTGATTTGGGATTTGAACGCCCTTTCCTCATTGGGATTAAGACTTGGGTATTGAACACCCGTACCTCACCGGGTTTTGGACTTGGGATTTAAAACACCATTCCCTGTCCTGGTTTGCTACTTGGGATTTAAACGTCCTTCCCTCATTGTGTTTCTGACTTTGGATATGTACATCCTTCCCTCATTGGTTTTGGGACTTTGGATATGAACACCCTTCCCTCATTGGGTTTGGGACTTTGGATATGAACACCCTTCCCTAATTAGGTTTGGGACTTGGAATTTGAACACCCTTCCCTCATTGGGTTTGGGACTTTGGATTTAACATGATTCGCGTCGGTAACATTTTGGCACTTTGTCTTCTACAATATCTACGCCTTCTAGGCTGTATAAAAATTTGGTTTTCGTGAGTGAAGTGATTTGTCTTTCGACGTCAGCTTCATCTTAGGTTGTGACACAGATCATGATGTATGTGTGCATGTAGATGGAGTACATGGCAGATTAGTTGTTTTGTCAGACGTGTTTTTACTAAAGACGCCTTTCTCTAAAAGGATTAAAAAAACGTGTAATAAAGTGTACTTTTATGGcttgaaattatgttttttaactatatatcatgtatacataaacaataaaatctCTGTAAGAAATGATACTTGCAGCTGATTTTAGTTTTGCACAAAAATGTATAAGGTTCAAAATTATTGTCAGCATCAGAAAACATTGTCTTTTTCATGTTGAAAATATactcatattttatatatagcttAGGTGAAGAAAAAGAAATGAGATAATTAATTTTTGATCCATGCTAAAGTgattatttcattcatatttgattatattcatCGTTTAAGCTTAAAGATAACGTCAAATGTTTCGGGTGTTCCATCGCGTATGAAAAGTTAagtcttaataaaaaaaaatgttttttaaattacagaTGAAGGTCTAGATCAGATGGTATGTTGTAACGGTGATCAACCTGTCAACAGGTAAGATTGTCTTTCCTTGAAATAAATATTCGGTATAATTACGTCCCTTGGCATCAAGATAAAGGAATTTAGAAGCTTAGTCGCAATCGTGAAAACAACCCATTGGATCAAAACCAAACAACTTAAAAAGTACAGAAAAATATGTCAtaccttttagaaaaaaagggtTTAAAGGGCTATTGTAGGGTCAAACTTGAATCCTAATCATAAAATTGACAAGACTTCAATATGAGTTAAACATTTGCCGATGGAGATAAAGTAATCTACATTCAgttgatatataaaaagttGGTAACCtagtatatatgatgagtttgtttacaaccactgggtcgatcgatgccactgctggtgtaGTTTTAACTCCgttggtatcaccagcctagtagcagctgacatgaattatcattgatatggtcatatttataaattgactgtttacaaaacatttgaatttttgaaatattaaggcttttctacctcaggaatagattaccttagctgtatttagcaaaacttttaggaattttggtcctcaatgctcttctacttcgtacttcatttggccttttaacgtttttggatttgagcgtcacggatgagtcttttgtagacgaaacgcgcgtctggcgtaaataaaaagtttaatcctggtatctatgatgagtttatttattgacTTATGGAGGCATTAACGAGAGGCagacatatatattaacaagAAAGCAACCAAAATACACTGAaagccaaaaataaaaacattcagaGACCAAAATACGTTTAAAAAAAGACTTTAGCGTCCACACACCAATCGCAAGGTTTAAATCGCCAACAagagtaaaaacaaatgttgaatgaaATTATCAAATCTTGCAAGACTATCAAAGAACTGTTATCTTATATCAAGaatctatatttttgttttagacCAGAATGTTTCCCTTTCTTTACTCCTCCTGGAGAAttcaaacatacatgtatggaGTTTGTACGTTCAGAAGCAGCACCAACTACAGGCTGTGGACCAGGTATATATTATCGTATAAGTAAACCAATCACCGCTGAGCACGAAATGTACCGACAAAGTATAACAAGAAAACATGACATCTGATAGAAATTGTAAAAGATTAGAATTTTTTGTATGGTGTAATGTAAAAACTAGATTTTCAATGTGTTTATAACCAATCATCAAATAGGAACAACCAAAAATATACAAGGTCGTTCTAGTTTGCACGATACTAAAATGATCTGTCCATCTACAAACATGCCAAATTGCAATTAGCTAGTATACGTTTTAACAATTCTTTTAATTGCTATAGTGCGCGTTATATACCTCGCATTCAAAACTATTTCAGATgtacgaaaaaaaaaacccagaaaacaTTACCATTACCAGGAAGTAAAAGACaggaaaataaatgtaaaataatgttaCGCCATTGGTATGTTGTCCCTCACTTTCAATCCTGTTGTGATAATTGTGTCACAACgttcaggttaaaaaaaaaataatgtatgctAAATACcaaacattataaatatttataatatgcaTATTCGAGCAACAGTATGGCGTAAATAATCAGCAACACGCTCTGTTTAAACTTTAACAAATAAGACATACTAAAGTACAATGTAATTGTATGTACAGGTCCTCGTCACCAGATGAACCAGAGAACGTCTTACTTAGATTTGTCACAGGTGTATGGCAATAACATCAAGGCTATGAGAGAACTACGTACATTGCATGGAGGTGAGTCGTTTTTAGAAGTCATAATACAACAAATTCTTAGGTCCAGGATTTGAAATTACTGCCAGTAGACGAAAtatcttttagaaaataaattacttttgtcTTTTGGTAAGTCGTAAAACAAAAACGTCTACCTGAGATGGTTAGCTTGAGATGGTGAGCTGTGGACGTATGATGGTTCATTGTTGGTTTTTGAACGGCTGTTATATTGCTGTTTGTCTTTAATGTGTTTAATACCAGTAAAATCAGTTAAGAAACAGCCTATGCGATTCTGCATTTCTTGGACTGTTTTGCGCGATACGATAAAACGCTGAAAAATCGTACGTATGTTTACATAACACAAATATCAGTATAGTTTTAATTAACTTATTATTACATTGCATATTATAGGACTCTTTTGTGTGGTTCTTAATGACCGACTATGAAGGAAATAGTATAAAGTTgtcaaaaattgatattcaatGGACTTACTTGACAGCTTATATCCAAAACATTAAGTGAATTATATCTAATAAATTGACTGTTTACAGGCGAGATGCAGGAAGGTGCTGGAGGTTTGTTACCTGATGGACCACCTGATCTAGATTGTGTCGAAGGTCAAGTTTGTTTCAGAGCAGGTAAACTATAATCAAGTATCATTTTACACACCTGAGTCCTGATAACAACTTTTATTCAATTGGAATATCTATAAGATACATTCACTCGTTTTAAACTCacaaatttctttatttctagACTAGACAAAGTTGTTGGTAACTACGAACTTTTTTAAATAGTGACCTCTACATAACTGTGTGTGCGATTTATCTAATTGCTGTCACGTGCATACATATTCTATATTATAGACATGACCACTATTCTTGACTCTGTTGATAAGAATATCCCTTTTTTACAAGAACCAGTACGGGAAAAGAAatcaaatgttatatatattatttagcAACTACCCTTTACAGCGATGGGGTATCCACAAATGCGTCTAACAGCATACTAGTATGCGATGAAATATATACGGAcaagtaaaattatttatacaacattttcagacttaacattgcaatttggtACATTGTAAAATAAGACATTATCTTACATAAGAAAAAGAACTattatgtacaatataaaagTATGAACTAAGCTAACAGTAACGTAaataatattacataaacaaataacatttaaagTTTAGGTTCCAATACCAATGCTCTCACAGAATATTTCACTCAGCATCTTCTATTTAATAACAGGAGATCACAGACATTCAGATGCACCAACATTAAACGTTATTCACGTTCTATTTCTGAGAGAACATAACAGGATAGCCAGAGGACTCCAAAAAATCAATCTACATTGGGGAGACGAAAAAATTTATcaggaaacgaaaaaaatattagatgGAATGTACCAGCATATAATATACAACGAATATTTACCCGCCATTCTTGGAGAGGAAATAGTTACTAAATTTGGAATCAGAAGTACAGCTAGAGGATATAATAATGTCTACGATCCAAAAGTTGATGGATCTACCAGAAATGTATTTGCTGCAGCCGTATTTAGAATAGGACATACTCAAATTGAATCATTCGTTGGATTTATGACACCAGATTATGCACATGGAGCTCAAACACCAGTTGTTGAGGAATTTTTCAACACACGTTTAATACGCGGACATAATAATATGTATGGTGTGGATGGAATAGCACGATGGATGTGTACACATTTCCAGGGAGCGCCAGATAGTTTTATTACACATGCAGTCAGGGATAGACTTTTCGAAACTGAGCCCGGAAACGGATTTGATTTACCAGCATTAAACATGCAGCGCGCCAGAGATCATGGCATTCCATCATATAATAAATGGAGAGAATTCTGTGGACTTAAACCTGCACTTCATTTTGGTGTCGCACCAATGGGTTTGATAGACCATGACCCTCGATCAGCTAAAGCACTTCAATTGTCTTACAGGTAATGTTCATTATATAGACCATGACCCTCGATCAGCTAAAGCACTTCAATTGTCTTACAGGTAATGTTCATTATATATAGACCATGACCCTCAATCAGCTAAAGCACTTCAATTGTCTTACAGGTAATGTtcattatatcaaaaatatagtaACTTTTCAATTGTGTTATATCAAACAGAATgacaaattatttcttttttcgatTTTAATATCTGAAATATCAATTCTTTATATTGCTCTTACTTGATTTTTGAGTTTCGAGTTTCTTTCTGATCTGCATGCAATAAGTGTATTTCGACaaagtattttgtatttgtttaaattataaatggaaatgaggaatgtgccaaagagacaacaaaccgaccaaaaTCAGAAAACAGcacaaggccaccaatgggttttcaacACAGCAATAATATCCTTCACATAGAGGCGGACTTCGGGTGGCCCCTTAACAATATGTTTACAAGTTTAGCTTTGatattaaacaataataacTACTCTTATTTGTACCAGTATAATTATAAATGCAATAGAAGCAgtgattaaaaatgaaaaatatatattcataattataaagTTCCTTTAAGTGCTTATTCGTGAAATAATATCACATGCAAACAAATAGAAACCAATTGATAGAGAATATGGTTAGAGTTTGGATGAGAATCTGAATTACCCTGAAAGAAATCTCCACATTTTGTCCAACATACTTATTTTCTATTTAGAATGTGATACTAGTTATATAGTAAGTAATTGTGTTCCGTACtaaatttaatgattatttaaaaaaatattagggCCAATTTTCCCCAATTTGTTTTTCACAGTAGGGCCACcttcagaaaaaaacttttttgtcaTCTTCAAACTGTTTCAATCTTTTATTTAATGCATTATATCAGAGCTTTATAAATGGATAATAGGGTTCTTAAAATAGCTATTTTCAAACAGATTGCCAAAGTTTAAACGTATGTAAACAGctccaaataattaatttttacacATGTTGAGCATCTATTAAAATATGCAATAATGTTTAAAGTATATTCTGTTTGCCTTAAGATTTGATAAATTGAAGACTTTGACTCTGTGAAATAAACTTATACAGGGGATAGTGGTTCTTCTGTTCTAACAATatcatatgtatatttttgttatgacAGCCATCCAAATGATATTGACATTTTCCCTGGAGCTTTATCGGAGGTACCAATGCCTGGTTCATTGTTAGGACCAACCTTTCAGTGTCTCTTCAGTCTACAGTTTTTGAATTTCAAAGTTGGAGATCGATTTTATTACGAAAATGATTTCAAACATACAGGATTTACACCaggtaaattttaaagattaattacagctaatttcctactGCTTGTACAGTAAAACTTTGTCTGGTTTGCTTACTTTGTTTGAATAAACGTTAGCTCAAGCATTGTTATTAAGATTGACATCTACAAACAATATAAACAGGCATTATCAAATacgtatatattatatttaaatttaattgaaagttATCCCAATTACAATTgtcaatatacaaacaaagcaaacaaGTAACCAAATTCTGCCTTATTTCCAATGTAATACCACTATACAGGTAACAGATCAACAACAGAGACAACCTAACACAATTTGACaacaatttacaataaaacTTGTTGGTCAGCTTAACACTATTTGCAACTTATTATTAAATCTATAGGTcacatttatacaatttaacGATTCATTATTAAATCTTGGGTcaatttattattatctttCTATTTATAGGTCAACTTAACACCATTAAACAACAGAGGCTATCATCTTTGTTTATGAGAAACATGCAAATGTCTCGTATGCAGCACAATGCTTTTGTCTCGCCATTATCTGGGTAAGTACAACGTAAAATGTCTGGTATGCAGCACAATGCCTTCGTCTCGCCATTATCTGGGTAAGTATAATGTAGAGAATGTTTCGTGTGCAGCACAATGCCTTCGTCTCGCCATTATCTGGATAAGTATAACGTAGAGAATGTCTCGTATGCAGCGGAATGCTTTTACCTCGCCATTATCTGGGTAAGTATAACGCAGAGAATGTCTTGTATGCAGCAGAATGCTTTTACCTCGCCATTATCTGGGTAGGTATAACGTAGAGAATGTCTCGTATGCAGCAGAATGCTTTTACCTCGCCATTATCTGGGTAAGTATAACGTAGAGAATGTCTCGTATGCAGCACAATGCTTTTGTCTCGCCATTATCTGGGTAAGTATAACGTATAGAATGTCTCGTATGCAGC
It contains:
- the LOC134683912 gene encoding peroxidase-like protein isoform X1, with product MMTLQKHIWVITFMCYCQHITRGLNNVPVVMTVHSLADTIRELINEAANEVNMQRNMIMMENQMKMSPQTMRQETHQSTPSNMMYTFLRRSEDMMIEGAFGKAAEIAITATSKIEKRLKRPATSTDIVPLFHKFIEPYCPKRHIVCNPLEKYRTADGTCNNLHNPVWGTAITPQPRFLPPNYGDSQNLGHIPRILSVTGDPLPSPRLISNNVHGSGVNHPRSQKYTVALTHFGQFIDHDVISTPILIDEGLDQMVCCNGDQPVNRPECFPFFTPPGEFKHTCMEFVRSEAAPTTGCGPGPRHQMNQRTSYLDLSQVYGNNIKAMRELRTLHGGEMQEGAGGLLPDGPPDLDCVEGQVCFRAGDHRHSDAPTLNVIHVLFLREHNRIARGLQKINLHWGDEKIYQETKKILDGMYQHIIYNEYLPAILGEEIVTKFGIRSTARGYNNVYDPKVDGSTRNVFAAAVFRIGHTQIESFVGFMTPDYAHGAQTPVVEEFFNTRLIRGHNNMYGVDGIARWMCTHFQGAPDSFITHAVRDRLFETEPGNGFDLPALNMQRARDHGIPSYNKWREFCGLKPALHFGVAPMGLIDHDPRSAKALQLSYSHPNDIDIFPGALSEVPMPGSLLGPTFQCLFSLQFLNFKVGDRFYYENDFKHTGFTPGQLNTIKQQRLSSLFMRNMQMSRMQHNAFVSPLSGPQRHGHEMFPPLDLNFWREIVIHKKK
- the LOC134683912 gene encoding peroxidase-like protein isoform X2; the protein is MTLQKHIWVITFMCYCQHITRGLNNVPVVMTVHSLADTIRELINEAANEVNMQRNMIMMENQMKMSPQTMRQETHQSTPSNMMYTFLRRSEDMMIEGAFGKAAEIAITATSKIEKRLKRPATSTDIVPLFHKFIEPYCPKRHIVCNPLEKYRTADGTCNNLHNPVWGTAITPQPRFLPPNYGDSQNLGHIPRILSVTGDPLPSPRLISNNVHGSGVNHPRSQKYTVALTHFGQFIDHDVISTPILIDEGLDQMVCCNGDQPVNRPECFPFFTPPGEFKHTCMEFVRSEAAPTTGCGPGPRHQMNQRTSYLDLSQVYGNNIKAMRELRTLHGGEMQEGAGGLLPDGPPDLDCVEGQVCFRAGDHRHSDAPTLNVIHVLFLREHNRIARGLQKINLHWGDEKIYQETKKILDGMYQHIIYNEYLPAILGEEIVTKFGIRSTARGYNNVYDPKVDGSTRNVFAAAVFRIGHTQIESFVGFMTPDYAHGAQTPVVEEFFNTRLIRGHNNMYGVDGIARWMCTHFQGAPDSFITHAVRDRLFETEPGNGFDLPALNMQRARDHGIPSYNKWREFCGLKPALHFGVAPMGLIDHDPRSAKALQLSYSHPNDIDIFPGALSEVPMPGSLLGPTFQCLFSLQFLNFKVGDRFYYENDFKHTGFTPGQLNTIKQQRLSSLFMRNMQMSRMQHNAFVSPLSGPQRHGHEMFPPLDLNFWREIVIHKKK